The window TAAAAAGATACTTGTGACTAAAGAAAGCATCCTTAAAATTCGGGAAAAGCTCCCATATAAAAAACTTCCTTGATCATCTTCAGGAGCCTTTAAAAGGAGTAATAAATTCACAGGCCCAATGAGACAACTTGGGTTTCCATCCACCAGTATGGCGAAACGACCTTGATTGAGTGTATTTACGATAAAATCGGGTCTACCTGTATAATCTAGTAGCGGGAAAAGTGTATACGTTTTATCATAAAGCAATTCCTCAATATGATAACTGCCGGTAATAACATCTACATCGATAGCCTCTAACTTTTGTTGCACGTTTTCTAAAACATCCGGTTTTATAAGATTATCAATATAAAGAAGTAAAACCTTTGTTTTACTTTCTCGCCCCATCGAATAGCACTTACTAGACAAATGATTACTTTTTAATCGCATCCTTATCAACGCAAGGTTCGTATCGATATTTTCTACAAATCCATCACGAGGTCCCCTCAGTGAAACTTCCATATTTGATTCATCAACGGCTCGTTCAGGAAGTTTAGCCAACTTGATGGTGTATAAACGATCTGATTGACTGTGATAGATATAGATGTAACCAGAAAAAATGGCACTGTTTATTTTATCGAGTTTTTGAAAATAATGATGGATCTCTTCAACCTCTAAATATCGATTAATTATTTTTACATCATCCATATGTCCTTGTTCAGCAAGTCTTCGAACATTCGGTAATAACGTACTAAAATACAATTCATTATCAATTAAACCTGGGCAGTAATAAAAAATTATTTCTTGTTCTTCCTCATGAAAAAAATAATGCTTTTGGCTGATTCTTACATCTGCTTGGTTACTGAATGCTTGATATAAAATATCCCTATTACTATGTTTGTTCAAATTTTTGCCCCCTTTTCATGCGCAATAATAGATAGGTAACAATCATAAAAATGAATAAGAACAAGAATACTGAGGGAAGATAGACCCTATTTATAAAGAAAACAAAACTAGAAACAGACCAAGGAATTAGTAATCCTACAGTTAAGCATAGATACAAAACAAAGAGTGTACGATTTCGGTTTTTTTTAATAAATGAAGATAATATAGCCATAAACAAACTTACGCGAATAAATGATATTGATAATATGTGAAATACGGATAATGAATCCAACCTCGTAAGATATTTACCGAACGATAACACTTTCCACTGTTCGTTAACTGGAAACGTCATTTTTTTAGTGATAAAAATCCCAAATTCAGAGATCGTCGATGTAATGGTGATAAAGGCTAATAGTAGCAAGAAAGCCGATACGACGATAATCCCTTTAAGTTTTAATTTTTCCGTTGAATGGCCAATTAATACAAATAACATAAAACCAATTTCTAAAATACCAATACACATGTACGATACGCCGAGTAGGGCTGAAGGCATATTATCTGTAGTTATGGGAAATAGAAGCTGGTATTCATGGTTAACTGAATTTCCGATATTAAGAAGTGCAAATAACAAGATGTAGATCATACCAACAATTAATGATTGGATGGCAATCGTCTTTATGCCTTTTAGAGAACCATAGAAGCATAAGAGAATGAACAATCCAACATTTATGAGATAGCTGTATTCAAATGCAAAATTTTCATCAATCCAAATCATTGTAAATTTAAGTGTTATGAAAGTGGATAAGAGTATATAGATTACATATGAAGCAATGACGATTACATAAAGAGGTTTATTGTAATGAACCGAGATAAAATGAGGTAAAGAACTGCGATTTAAGGAAGATGAAATTCTTGAAATAACTAGGGCGATTACAAAAAAAGGAAGAAAACTGACTAAAGCACTAATCCAAGATTCACGTTCAACTTCTGTAAATAGTGTGGGAATTAGTATAAATTGTGCCAAGAAACTAACAGATAAAAATAATAGGCAGTATATATGTATGGGTTGAATACTTTTGTTAATCATCAGTAAAAGCCTCCTCATTTCTTTGTCCCGCTTTAACGGTCAGTAAGGCGGGTGAGCAACTGACCGTAAAAGCCCGATTGGTTCAACTAACAATCAGTGGGGAAGAAAAAATGCGCCACTGATTGAAGATTCACTGTATCCCGCTTTAACGGTCAGTAAGGCGGGTGAGCAACTGACCGTAAAAGCCCGATTGGTTCGACTAACAATCAGTGGGGAAGAAAAAACGCGCCACTGATTGAAGATTCACTGTATCCCGCTTTAACGGTCAGTAAGGCGGGTGAGCAACTGACCGTAAAAGCCCGATTGGTTCGACTAACAATCAGTGGGGAAGAAAAAACGCGCCACTGATTGAAGATTCACTGTATCCCGCTTTAACGGTCAGTAAGGCGGGTGAGCAACTGACCGTAAAAGCCCGATTGGTTCAACTAACAATCAGTGGGGAAGAAAAAACGCGCCACTGATTGAAGATTCACTGTATCCCGCTTTAACGGTCAGTAAGGCGGGCGAGCAACTGACCGTAAAAGCCCGATTGGTTCGGGGCAACAGATGTTTTATGTGCGAAAGCGAAGCGGCGGCGACAGGATGTTGGTCACACAAGCTTTTTCACAGGATGTGAAGGTTTTAGCTTGTGTTCCTCTATTTATTGTGGGGATGAAGAAAACCCTCACTGATCGAGATTTACTTTATAGTATTGCCTTGTCTGAAATTTTCAATCAACGGGTTACGATAAATGAAAAACCAGCGTGATGACTGCCATCACGCTGGTTTTTCATTTCGATATGAGTGTGTTTTGTAGGATCACCGCTAATACATTAAAGTTCGCCGCTTGCGGCGCATTAATGCATAACTTTTTCCTGGGTCTGTTTTTTAAGAAAGCGGGAAAGATGCATATGTTCAAATTGTGCGACAAAATTACCGATTAAAATAAAGCTACCACCAATTAGTATTTTTACTGTCAGGCCCTCACCTAAGAACATCATCGCAAACATGGCAGCAAAGATTGGTTCTAAGGAAAAAATGAGCCCTGTATGTGTAGCAGAAGTGTACTGTTGTGCAACAGTTTGCCCTACAAAACAGAAGGCGCTACAGATGATACCGAGCCCGATAATAGCAAGCCAGGAAGCAGCTGAATTTGGCAGTGTTGGCGCTTCAAATAGTAGTGTTAAAACAAGTGCATAAAGACCTGCAAAACCAAGCTGATAGATGCCGTAAGAAATCGATTCTACGCTACGTGTAAACTTGCTGTTTAACAGTAAATAAATCGAATAACCAAGTGCTGCAATCGCCACTAAAATATCACCTTTTTGGAATGTGAAAGAGCCTTGCGCTGTTAAAATTGTGATCCCAATCATCGTGCAGATAATTGCAAAACTGACAGCTCTAGACGGCAGTTTTTTGTCGATAAAGCTACTGATAATAGGCACTAGGACAACTGTTAAGCTTAAAATAAAACCAGCGTTTGATACGGAAGTTGTTTGTAATCCAAATAAACTTAGTGCGAACACAAGGAGTAAGAAAAAGCCTTGGATAGCTGCGTATTTTAATGTTTTGATATCGACCTTTATCATGCGTTTATAAAAGATAATACCTGCCGCAAAAAATGCGATGATACAGCGTAATGCCACCACATTATACACTGCCAATGTTTCAAGTCCCATTACCATAAACGTATAAGACAATCCCCAAAACATCGTCACAATTATCATCAATAAATTTGCTTTTCCTTGAATACTCATTATGCGCACCTACAATCTGTGTACTAAAACAGTTTTATACTAAAATTTACTATATATCTTGTGTTGTGATTAGTAAAACGAATGTTTATAATGATTAATATTAAAAAAATTCATGTATGTCGAGGGCAAAGCAAATGAGCTTAGTGAAATATGAAATTTTAAATAAGGTGGCAGAGCTTGAAAGCTTTACAAAGGCAGCTGATGCATTGGGTTTAACCCAATCGGCCGTAAGCC of the Lysinibacillus fusiformis genome contains:
- a CDS encoding GerAB/ArcD/ProY family transporter produces the protein MINKSIQPIHIYCLLFLSVSFLAQFILIPTLFTEVERESWISALVSFLPFFVIALVISRISSSLNRSSLPHFISVHYNKPLYVIVIASYVIYILLSTFITLKFTMIWIDENFAFEYSYLINVGLFILLCFYGSLKGIKTIAIQSLIVGMIYILLFALLNIGNSVNHEYQLLFPITTDNMPSALLGVSYMCIGILEIGFMLFVLIGHSTEKLKLKGIIVVSAFLLLLAFITITSTISEFGIFITKKMTFPVNEQWKVLSFGKYLTRLDSLSVFHILSISFIRVSLFMAILSSFIKKNRNRTLFVLYLCLTVGLLIPWSVSSFVFFINRVYLPSVFLFLFIFMIVTYLLLRMKRGQKFEQT
- a CDS encoding spore germination protein, with product MNKHSNRDILYQAFSNQADVRISQKHYFFHEEEQEIIFYYCPGLIDNELYFSTLLPNVRRLAEQGHMDDVKIINRYLEVEEIHHYFQKLDKINSAIFSGYIYIYHSQSDRLYTIKLAKLPERAVDESNMEVSLRGPRDGFVENIDTNLALIRMRLKSNHLSSKCYSMGRESKTKVLLLYIDNLIKPDVLENVQQKLEAIDVDVITGSYHIEELLYDKTYTLFPLLDYTGRPDFIVNTLNQGRFAILVDGNPSCLIGPVNLLLLLKAPEDDQGSFLYGSFSRILRMLSLVTSIFLPGFWIALTVHQLNQLPFPLLASISTSKIGLPVSSSIEILIMLLFFDLFREAGVRLPKTVGQTVAVLGGLIVGDAAIRAGFTSPSTLVVGALTVISSYTLINQNILGNVFLLRIFTVIVASFFGMYGFFLCVLFLLTYICSLESFGHPYLSTLAKVNFSDFIKGFLKIPFKFKSKDHMYDAHRDKE
- a CDS encoding DMT family transporter, yielding MSIQGKANLLMIIVTMFWGLSYTFMVMGLETLAVYNVVALRCIIAFFAAGIIFYKRMIKVDIKTLKYAAIQGFFLLLVFALSLFGLQTTSVSNAGFILSLTVVLVPIISSFIDKKLPSRAVSFAIICTMIGITILTAQGSFTFQKGDILVAIAALGYSIYLLLNSKFTRSVESISYGIYQLGFAGLYALVLTLLFEAPTLPNSAASWLAIIGLGIICSAFCFVGQTVAQQYTSATHTGLIFSLEPIFAAMFAMMFLGEGLTVKILIGGSFILIGNFVAQFEHMHLSRFLKKQTQEKVMH